The following coding sequences lie in one Spirosoma sp. KUDC1026 genomic window:
- a CDS encoding lysophospholipid acyltransferase family protein produces MLVALAKALSFVVFVVLRHLLKYRLPLVVTNLTQSFPQKTPAQLRRLTDDYFHHISDLLVEPFLFLIVSSSRRHQLARFVNPQLLTQLHSQHQPVVLIASHYGNWEYLVNLPQIVDYPVYSAYSPVKNRFIDKLLFRFRTRMGAQLIPRQQFYRQALHLLQPSLEPNLVVLLADQRPAPGPVKHHVSFLHQRTGVQFGAERLATATDSAVVYLEARKTGRFQYAYTFRLLQAHAGNAIPMAITKKYFQSLERAIVRSPAYWLWSHNRWKFNAPLPV; encoded by the coding sequence ATGCTTGTGGCCTTAGCCAAAGCCCTTTCCTTTGTTGTGTTTGTGGTTCTGCGTCACTTGCTTAAGTACCGATTACCGTTAGTCGTGACTAACCTCACTCAGTCGTTTCCCCAGAAGACCCCTGCTCAGCTGCGCCGTCTAACCGACGACTACTTTCATCATATCAGCGATTTACTGGTTGAACCTTTCCTGTTCTTAATTGTATCGTCTAGCAGACGCCATCAACTCGCCCGCTTTGTTAATCCCCAGCTACTGACCCAGCTGCACAGCCAACACCAGCCCGTCGTTTTAATCGCGTCTCACTACGGGAACTGGGAGTACCTGGTCAACTTACCTCAGATTGTCGATTATCCGGTTTACTCGGCCTACTCCCCGGTCAAAAACCGCTTTATTGACAAATTACTCTTTCGTTTTCGTACCCGCATGGGCGCTCAGCTGATTCCCCGCCAGCAGTTTTACCGCCAGGCCCTGCATCTGCTGCAGCCATCACTCGAACCTAATCTGGTGGTCTTGCTGGCCGATCAGCGCCCCGCGCCCGGTCCTGTCAAACACCATGTCTCGTTTCTTCACCAGCGGACGGGAGTTCAGTTTGGCGCAGAGCGATTAGCGACCGCTACCGACTCGGCCGTCGTTTACCTGGAGGCCAGAAAGACCGGCCGTTTTCAGTACGCCTACACCTTTCGTCTTCTGCAGGCTCACGCGGGTAACGCCATACCCATGGCTATTACGAAGAAATACTTTCAGAGCCTGGAACGAGCCATTGTCCGGTCGCCAGCCTACTGGTTATGGTCGCATAATCGGTGGAAATTCAACGCCCCTTTACCGGTGTAG
- the katG gene encoding catalase/peroxidase HPI: MRPVGSPEGLGECPFRGTRIGGAIGTAPQNNDWWPNRLQVELLHQEQPAANPLSDENYKELFNKIDYQQLKQDIKALLVDSKDWWPADYDNYGPQMIRMAWHSAGTYRIADGRGGAGQAMQRFAPINSWWDNGNTDKSRRLLWPIKKKYGSALSWADLIVLAGNCALEIMDFPTFGFGGGRRDAWEPDRSTYWGPEYWGGKPVDQVPASTQHKGHPDEMVNNNLRWQGSPKEAVWDLENPLAATHQALIYVNPEGPANNGDPHDSAREIRESFARMAMGDEETVALIAGGHAFGKSHGMVKPDKIGAAPEAAPIHAQGFGWHNPVGSGNGVNTMTNGIEGSWTQNPTRWDNSYLENLLGNDWKKVESPAGSTQWTPIDPNAPKTPDAHIAGQMNDLMMMTSDIALKVDPEYRKICEKFLNDFDYFTDAFSRAWYKLTHRDMGPKERYLGPEVPADNMIWQDPRPDRDYDLIDEGNVTTLKQRLLDSGLTVSALVSVAWSAASVYRHTDKRGGANGARIALEPQNNWEMNRPEELNHVLQTLRGIQSEFNGQQSGNKQVSLADLIVLGGCVAVEKAARDAGVSVIVPFTPGRVDTTLELTDVESFNWLKPVSDGFKNYHNDKVGYRVPPERIFLDRAQLLTLTAPEWTVLVGGLRVLEQNYDYAKHGVFTERPGQLTNDFFQVLTSMDYEWVPQDQQEMLFDVRERDGGATKYTATRCDLIFGSNAQLRNIAEVYAADDAQERFVHDFVAAWNKVMMLDRYDVKDE, from the coding sequence ATGAGACCCGTTGGAAGCCCGGAAGGACTTGGTGAATGCCCATTCAGAGGAACACGTATCGGCGGTGCCATCGGCACGGCCCCCCAAAACAACGACTGGTGGCCCAACCGGCTGCAGGTGGAACTGCTACATCAGGAGCAGCCGGCGGCTAACCCACTGAGTGACGAGAATTACAAAGAGCTGTTCAACAAGATCGACTATCAACAGCTCAAGCAGGATATCAAAGCCTTGCTTGTCGACTCGAAAGACTGGTGGCCGGCCGATTACGACAACTACGGTCCGCAGATGATCCGGATGGCGTGGCACTCGGCGGGTACGTACCGGATTGCCGACGGTCGGGGTGGAGCCGGGCAGGCCATGCAGCGGTTTGCACCCATCAACTCGTGGTGGGATAACGGCAACACCGATAAGTCGCGCCGGTTGCTCTGGCCGATCAAGAAAAAATACGGCTCGGCGCTGTCGTGGGCGGACCTGATCGTGCTGGCGGGCAACTGCGCGCTGGAGATTATGGACTTCCCGACTTTCGGTTTTGGCGGTGGCCGCCGGGATGCCTGGGAACCTGACCGCAGTACGTACTGGGGCCCCGAATACTGGGGTGGTAAACCCGTCGATCAGGTACCGGCCTCGACCCAGCACAAAGGGCATCCCGACGAGATGGTGAACAACAACCTCCGCTGGCAGGGAAGCCCCAAAGAGGCCGTCTGGGACCTGGAAAATCCGCTGGCGGCTACCCACCAGGCGTTGATTTACGTGAACCCGGAAGGGCCGGCCAACAACGGCGATCCGCATGATTCGGCCCGCGAAATCCGCGAGTCGTTTGCCCGCATGGCCATGGGCGACGAAGAAACGGTGGCGCTCATCGCCGGTGGTCACGCTTTTGGCAAGAGTCACGGCATGGTAAAACCGGACAAAATCGGCGCTGCGCCGGAAGCTGCGCCCATCCATGCGCAGGGCTTCGGCTGGCACAACCCGGTTGGGTCGGGTAACGGCGTCAATACCATGACCAACGGTATCGAAGGTTCGTGGACGCAGAACCCCACCCGCTGGGATAATTCGTACCTCGAAAACCTGCTCGGCAACGACTGGAAGAAAGTCGAGAGCCCGGCCGGATCGACGCAGTGGACACCCATTGACCCGAACGCGCCCAAAACACCGGATGCCCACATTGCCGGTCAGATGAACGACCTGATGATGATGACCTCGGACATCGCGCTCAAGGTAGACCCGGAATACCGCAAAATCTGCGAGAAATTCCTGAACGACTTTGATTACTTCACGGACGCGTTTTCGCGGGCCTGGTACAAGCTGACGCACCGCGACATGGGTCCGAAAGAACGGTACTTGGGTCCCGAAGTACCCGCCGATAACATGATCTGGCAGGATCCGCGCCCCGACCGTGATTACGACCTGATCGACGAGGGCAACGTAACCACGCTGAAACAGCGCCTGCTCGATAGCGGCCTGACCGTCTCGGCGCTGGTCTCGGTGGCCTGGTCGGCAGCCTCAGTGTACCGCCACACCGACAAGCGGGGTGGGGCCAACGGAGCCCGGATTGCGCTGGAACCACAGAACAATTGGGAGATGAACCGGCCGGAAGAGCTGAACCATGTGCTGCAGACGCTGCGCGGTATTCAGAGCGAATTCAACGGGCAGCAGTCAGGCAATAAACAGGTGTCGCTGGCCGATCTGATCGTACTGGGTGGCTGCGTAGCCGTTGAAAAGGCGGCTCGCGACGCGGGCGTTTCGGTTATCGTTCCGTTCACGCCGGGCCGGGTTGATACGACGCTGGAACTGACCGACGTGGAAAGTTTCAACTGGCTCAAGCCGGTCTCAGACGGATTCAAGAACTACCACAACGATAAAGTCGGCTACCGGGTGCCGCCCGAGCGCATCTTCCTCGACCGCGCCCAACTGCTGACGCTGACGGCCCCCGAATGGACGGTGCTCGTCGGTGGGCTGCGCGTGCTGGAGCAGAATTACGATTACGCAAAACACGGGGTATTTACCGAGCGGCCCGGTCAGCTCACCAACGATTTCTTCCAGGTGCTGACCAGCATGGACTACGAATGGGTGCCGCAGGATCAGCAGGAGATGCTGTTCGATGTGCGGGAGCGGGACGGCGGTGCCACCAAATACACGGCCACCCGCTGCGACCTGATCTTTGGGTCGAACGCCCAACTGCGTAACATCGCGGAAGTCTACGCGGCCGACGACGCGCAGGAACGTTTCGTCCACGATTTCGTGGCTGCCTGGAACAAGGTGATGATGCTCGACCGCTACGACGTAAAAGACGAGTAG
- a CDS encoding AMP-binding protein, whose product MTVDPTQPTNWPDPQTPYEAVTLDFCRAWLSGQSVFTLHTSGSTGTPKPIQLTRTQMQASAHLTGQTLGLQAGDTALVCLNTQYVAGIMMLVRGLELSLPMTIQEPASNPLTGFDPTINRFAFTALVPLQLQTILDATPELLPILNGMKAILVGGAATSPALEQALQVVTAPVYATYGMTETVSHIALRRLNGDAPDDTFVALQGVTLGTDERSCLFIESAATNFERVQTNDVVDLLLGNRFRLLGRADTVINSGGIKIQPEPIERIAQRVLATFGLNNRLFIAGLPDERLGLRVVLVVEETDRSGQHPDVLTAIQQAVRAEISPYAVPRDLCTLSQFSETPTGKIDRRATVTRIS is encoded by the coding sequence ATGACGGTTGATCCAACCCAACCGACCAACTGGCCCGACCCGCAAACGCCCTACGAAGCCGTTACCCTCGACTTCTGCCGGGCTTGGCTATCGGGCCAGTCTGTCTTTACGCTCCATACGTCCGGGTCGACGGGAACGCCCAAGCCCATTCAGCTCACCCGCACGCAGATGCAGGCCAGTGCCCATTTGACGGGGCAAACGCTGGGTTTACAAGCGGGCGATACCGCGCTGGTTTGCCTGAATACTCAGTACGTAGCCGGAATTATGATGCTGGTGCGGGGTCTGGAGCTAAGTCTGCCGATGACGATTCAGGAACCCGCCAGCAACCCACTGACCGGCTTCGACCCGACTATCAATCGGTTTGCCTTTACGGCGCTGGTCCCCTTACAGCTCCAGACAATCCTCGACGCGACGCCGGAGCTACTGCCTATCCTGAACGGCATGAAAGCCATACTTGTGGGCGGTGCCGCTACGAGCCCCGCGCTGGAACAGGCGCTGCAGGTCGTTACGGCCCCCGTGTATGCCACCTACGGCATGACCGAAACGGTTTCGCACATTGCCCTGCGCCGGCTGAACGGCGACGCACCTGACGATACGTTCGTGGCCTTACAGGGCGTAACCCTCGGCACCGACGAACGGTCGTGTCTGTTCATCGAGTCGGCAGCTACCAACTTCGAGCGGGTGCAAACCAACGACGTTGTTGACTTACTGCTGGGTAACCGCTTTCGGCTGCTGGGCCGGGCCGATACGGTAATCAACAGCGGTGGCATCAAAATCCAGCCTGAGCCCATCGAACGGATTGCCCAGCGGGTACTGGCTACGTTCGGACTGAATAATCGTCTGTTCATAGCTGGCCTGCCCGACGAACGTCTGGGTTTGCGGGTGGTGCTGGTTGTGGAAGAAACCGATCGTTCCGGTCAGCACCCGGACGTACTGACCGCCATTCAGCAGGCGGTTCGTGCCGAAATTAGTCCCTACGCCGTTCCGCGGGATTTGTGTACGCTCTCTCAGTTTTCGGAAACGCCCACCGGTAAAATTGACCGTCGTGCGACCGTAACCCGAATCAGCTAA
- a CDS encoding ubiquinol-cytochrome c reductase iron-sulfur subunit — protein sequence MENTLPTMDRHEFFRLVGTGIGAVLLGHTASGCAQHTSEDPTPVANQKVDFTIQLNEQNNANLMNKGGYVVVNNVIIAQTQAGNFLAVSAQCTYPEGKSQLVYRASENQFYCPLHLDRYDATGKVALGPATQALTQYQVAPNLSSGTLRVYQ from the coding sequence ATGGAAAATACCCTTCCGACAATGGACCGTCATGAGTTTTTTCGCCTTGTCGGCACGGGCATCGGTGCCGTTCTGCTGGGCCATACCGCATCCGGCTGCGCTCAACACACCAGCGAAGACCCCACCCCGGTCGCCAACCAGAAAGTTGATTTCACGATCCAGCTCAACGAGCAGAACAACGCCAACCTGATGAACAAAGGTGGCTACGTTGTCGTCAACAACGTCATTATTGCCCAGACGCAGGCGGGTAACTTCCTGGCCGTTTCGGCGCAGTGCACCTATCCCGAAGGTAAATCACAACTGGTCTACCGGGCTTCCGAAAATCAGTTCTACTGCCCGCTGCACCTCGATCGCTACGATGCCACGGGTAAGGTCGCACTTGGACCGGCTACGCAGGCACTGACTCAGTATCAGGTAGCCCCCAATCTGTCCAGCGGTACCTTGCGCGTTTATCAATAG
- a CDS encoding AraC family transcriptional regulator: protein MEFEFVANPGFNFLTSFGEQFGIPVQGDTLSIPATMGKGYVRKIDLDPEFKLLIHHYTLNEQFVLKRLPADKAYDLVSVIFHSNEEVADLSTPDREKPVRLARGTQFAIQIASPDLESIVHFPAGTAVNFIVVGITAVRLKSLLGIQKPNSVIQTILSGAPGFLFYESMGPDVHKTVRQLTDGRQERELSALYYSIKVQELMLLVFDQLLKRDTVRHSPIYKDDIDKLFVVRTAVLADLGQPPHLAQLAKLVGMSETKLKDLFRQVFGDSIYTHYQKARMEEAAFLLKQGGHSVTDVGNQLGFSNLSHFSRLFEKHYGVKPKKYASGG, encoded by the coding sequence ATGGAGTTTGAGTTTGTCGCTAACCCGGGTTTTAATTTCCTGACCAGCTTCGGCGAGCAATTTGGCATTCCGGTTCAGGGCGATACGTTGAGTATACCCGCCACGATGGGTAAGGGATACGTCAGAAAAATTGATCTTGACCCGGAGTTTAAATTGCTCATTCATCACTATACGCTGAATGAGCAATTTGTGCTTAAACGCTTGCCAGCGGATAAAGCCTACGATCTGGTCAGCGTTATTTTTCACAGTAATGAAGAGGTAGCTGACCTGTCTACACCCGACCGGGAGAAGCCCGTCCGGCTCGCCAGAGGCACTCAGTTTGCCATTCAGATTGCGTCGCCGGATCTGGAATCGATCGTTCATTTTCCGGCCGGGACAGCCGTTAATTTTATCGTTGTTGGGATTACAGCTGTCCGCCTGAAGAGCTTATTGGGTATTCAGAAGCCTAACTCCGTCATTCAAACGATACTGAGCGGGGCGCCGGGTTTTCTGTTTTACGAAAGCATGGGCCCCGATGTCCACAAAACGGTCCGGCAGCTGACCGACGGTCGGCAGGAGAGGGAGCTGAGCGCCTTGTACTATAGCATAAAAGTGCAGGAATTGATGCTCCTGGTATTTGACCAACTGCTCAAACGGGATACGGTCCGCCACAGCCCGATTTATAAAGATGACATCGATAAACTGTTCGTCGTTCGGACGGCTGTATTAGCGGATCTGGGTCAGCCGCCCCACTTAGCGCAGCTGGCTAAACTGGTCGGCATGAGCGAAACTAAATTGAAAGACCTGTTCCGGCAGGTCTTTGGCGACAGTATCTATACTCATTATCAGAAAGCTCGTATGGAGGAGGCCGCATTCCTGCTGAAGCAGGGCGGCCATTCGGTTACGGACGTTGGCAATCAGCTAGGGTTCAGCAATTTGAGCCATTTTAGCCGGTTGTTTGAAAAACATTATGGTGTTAAACCCAAAAAGTACGCATCTGGCGGATAG
- a CDS encoding cupin domain-containing protein — translation MKANTLTTTAAGQGEHVSVMGGTYRFVITGEQTKGAYAIIDMLIPPNSGPGPHAHPDFQESFYVLDGEVEVKSEAGTFVARKGDFLNIPMGGMVHGFKNKSEQMARLWCTVVPAGLDDFFKEIGTPVAADTFLPPPQIGPDEVKRLQAIAQKYGQQVFPPDYLG, via the coding sequence ATGAAAGCCAATACGTTAACAACGACTGCTGCCGGTCAGGGGGAACACGTGTCAGTGATGGGCGGTACCTACCGATTCGTAATCACCGGTGAGCAAACCAAAGGGGCTTACGCGATTATTGACATGCTTATTCCGCCTAACAGTGGGCCCGGTCCGCACGCTCACCCTGACTTCCAGGAGTCGTTTTATGTCCTGGACGGCGAGGTTGAAGTTAAATCCGAAGCGGGTACGTTCGTTGCCCGGAAAGGCGATTTTCTGAATATTCCGATGGGCGGTATGGTTCACGGGTTTAAAAATAAGTCGGAGCAGATGGCTCGCTTGTGGTGTACGGTGGTGCCGGCTGGCCTGGACGATTTCTTCAAGGAAATCGGTACACCCGTCGCTGCGGATACGTTCCTTCCCCCTCCGCAGATAGGGCCTGATGAGGTAAAGCGGCTGCAGGCCATTGCTCAGAAATACGGCCAGCAAGTGTTCCCCCCGGATTACCTGGGGTAG
- a CDS encoding NADP-dependent oxidoreductase, translating into MNAIILPNYGPAENLRFQEITTPVPAATDVLVRVKASGVNKLDILKASGAMQAVFPLPLPWIPGIDFAGVIEAVGEQVQGFTVGDEVYGASLFGGANAEYMTINPQFMAKKPRSLTFVEAASVPVAAQTAWQVVFQDAQLKSGQTILIHGGAGAVGSYAIQLAHQAGATVIVTAAADSEEYVKTLGADVFIDYKKELFESVVDQVDAVIDLVGGEVQQRSYGLVKAGGYLVSTTQPVSDELAAKHNIHATFAQLQPSQQGLAQIATQLDKGQLRINLGEVFSLSQAADAWHTVLGNPGTSTPKKNGRIVLDHA; encoded by the coding sequence ATGAACGCTATCATTTTGCCCAACTACGGCCCCGCCGAGAATCTACGTTTCCAGGAGATAACCACGCCCGTTCCGGCGGCAACCGACGTATTAGTGCGCGTTAAGGCTTCGGGTGTTAATAAGCTTGATATTCTGAAAGCGTCGGGGGCGATGCAGGCGGTTTTTCCACTGCCGCTCCCCTGGATTCCAGGCATCGATTTTGCCGGAGTGATCGAGGCCGTCGGCGAGCAGGTACAGGGTTTTACCGTAGGGGATGAGGTATACGGCGCGAGCCTGTTTGGAGGTGCCAATGCCGAGTACATGACCATAAACCCACAGTTCATGGCGAAAAAACCTCGTTCGCTGACATTCGTTGAGGCTGCATCCGTACCCGTAGCCGCCCAGACAGCCTGGCAGGTGGTGTTTCAGGACGCTCAGCTGAAAAGCGGTCAGACCATCCTCATTCACGGCGGAGCGGGGGCGGTTGGTTCGTATGCGATCCAGCTGGCTCATCAGGCCGGGGCAACCGTCATCGTAACGGCGGCCGCTGATTCGGAGGAGTACGTAAAAACGCTGGGTGCTGATGTGTTTATCGATTACAAAAAGGAACTGTTTGAGTCCGTAGTCGATCAGGTGGACGCGGTAATTGACCTGGTTGGGGGCGAGGTGCAGCAGCGCTCGTACGGGCTCGTCAAAGCAGGGGGATACCTGGTGTCGACGACCCAGCCGGTTTCGGATGAACTGGCCGCCAAACACAACATTCACGCTACGTTTGCGCAGTTGCAGCCTTCTCAACAAGGTCTAGCCCAGATCGCCACTCAACTTGACAAAGGCCAACTGCGTATTAACCTGGGTGAGGTGTTTTCCTTAAGCCAAGCCGCTGACGCGTGGCATACCGTATTGGGGAATCCCGGTACATCGACCCCAAAAAAGAACGGCCGTATCGTCTTGGATCACGCGTGA
- a CDS encoding alkene reductase codes for MNKILTPFSKGGLHLKNHLVMAPMTRSRALDNLPNALMVHYYGQRTGAGLLITEGTAPTPEALGYPRIPGIFSEQQVAGWQKITSVVQADDSKIFVQLMHTGRIGHQDNLPLGAALVGASDLKAAGQIYTDTAGLQEYSQPRALTTSGVAEVIRSYVIAAQNAVRAGFDGVELHGANGYLPEQFLNPAVNNRTDQYGGSRQSRSRFIVELTTAVADAIGPHKVGIRFSPYSTLGDLPPYADDEVHETYRYLAQELNTLGIAYIHIAVNAPIPPRTLDTIRTSFTGTIILCNGLTPETAEAALHDGFADLVAFGRPFLANPDLAERIAQHAELNQPDYSTLYTPGAQGYTDYPTLTESTNQLN; via the coding sequence ATGAACAAGATTCTGACGCCATTTTCAAAAGGGGGGCTACACCTTAAAAACCATCTGGTGATGGCCCCCATGACCCGTAGCCGGGCCCTCGACAATCTGCCGAATGCGCTAATGGTCCACTATTACGGGCAGCGAACAGGAGCCGGTCTGCTTATCACCGAAGGGACCGCACCCACGCCCGAAGCATTGGGATACCCCCGCATTCCCGGCATTTTCTCCGAACAGCAGGTAGCCGGCTGGCAAAAAATTACGTCGGTTGTGCAGGCTGACGACAGTAAAATTTTCGTGCAGTTAATGCACACCGGGCGGATTGGCCATCAGGATAACCTGCCCCTGGGAGCTGCTTTGGTGGGTGCTTCCGACCTAAAAGCCGCCGGGCAGATTTATACCGACACGGCGGGGCTGCAGGAGTACTCACAGCCCCGGGCGTTGACTACCAGTGGCGTTGCGGAGGTGATACGTAGCTACGTTATCGCGGCTCAAAACGCGGTTCGGGCGGGCTTTGATGGGGTTGAACTCCACGGAGCAAACGGCTACCTACCCGAACAGTTCCTGAACCCGGCTGTCAATAATCGGACGGATCAGTACGGCGGTAGTCGTCAAAGCCGAAGCCGGTTCATTGTTGAATTGACTACCGCCGTAGCCGATGCGATCGGACCTCATAAGGTAGGCATTCGTTTTTCTCCTTACTCAACACTGGGTGATCTGCCACCCTATGCCGATGACGAGGTTCACGAAACCTACCGGTATCTGGCCCAGGAACTCAACACCCTGGGTATCGCCTACATCCACATCGCTGTCAACGCACCCATTCCTCCGCGGACACTGGACACGATCCGTACGTCATTTACCGGTACAATCATTCTCTGCAATGGCCTGACGCCCGAAACCGCCGAAGCCGCTTTGCACGACGGATTTGCTGACCTGGTTGCCTTTGGACGACCTTTTTTGGCTAATCCGGATCTGGCCGAGCGCATCGCCCAGCACGCTGAGCTGAACCAGCCGGACTACTCAACCCTCTATACGCCCGGGGCCCAGGGCTACACGGATTACCCAACACTAACTGAATCAACTAATCAATTGAACTAA